From Candidatus Omnitrophota bacterium:
CAGGTAATGGTGGGCTACTCAGATTCCAACAAGGACGGCGGTATACTTACCTCTCAATGGGAGATCTACAAAGCCCAAGAGTCCATGATGCAGGTGGCCGATAAGCACAAAGTCCGGCTTAAGTTTTTCCATGGTCGCGGGGGGTCGGTTTCGCGAGGCGGCGGTCCGACACACCGCACCATTTTGGGCCTCCCGCCCGGCACGTTGCGCGGAAGGATCAAAATTACGGAGCAAGGAGAGGTCATTTCCTCCAAGTACTCCAATTCGGAAACTGCGCTTTATCAGTTGAAACTCCTGGTGGGGAGTGTTTTGGCTGCAAGTCTTGGCAATGAGATGGGGCCTCCGCAGGTTCCTGAAGAATACCTGGCCGAAATGGAGAACTTGTCCAAGTCTTCCTATGAGGCCTACCATCGTTTTGTTCATCTGCCGGGATTTATGGATTATTTTCGCCAGACCTCCCCCATCGATGTGCTGGGTTTGCTCAATATCGGTTCGCGTCCGACCAAACGCCGGGACACTTTGGAGATCAAAGATCTGCGGGCCATTCCCTGGGTCTTTTCCTGGAATCAAAACCGCCATCTTATTTCGGCATGGTATGGAGCGGGGACGGCCTTTAAGGAGGCTGCCTCCGATCCAAGACGGCTGGAGTGCTTTCGCCGGATGTACAAGGAGTGGGGATTTTTCAACAACCTTGTGCTCTCTTTGAAGAAGAGCATCCTTGTGGCGGATATGGATATCGCCAAGGAGTATTCTCTGTTGTGCGATAATGCGGAGTTGGCCGGGCGAATTTATTCCGAAGTCGCCATGGAGCATGAAGCTTTGCGAACGGCTCTTTTGGCGATTGCCGGAGTGCAAAGTCTGGAAGATGAAATCCCCAATACTTCAATTATGAGGGAGATTCGTTCGCCCGGTTTAAAGGAGATTCACCGCACGCAGATTCGCTTGCTCAAGAAAGTATTGACTGGTTCGGGTACTGAGCTGGACCGCACTCACTTGCTGCTCAGTATCAACTGCATTGCCGCAGGATTAGGGATCACGGGATAAGCTGATGGAACAAATCGAGCTCGAAGAGTGTCTGAAGAATTCCGCCGGCCTGGAGGATTGGCAGGCGATTGCCGATTCCCTTCCTTCCCTGCACCCGGCGGCTGCTGCCGCATTTCTCCAAACCCACTGCAAAGACAATATCCCGAAGGTCTGTTCGCTCATAAGGCGCACCTTTGCTGCGGATCTTCTCGAAGCACTTCCGGACGATATCGCTGCGCAGGTTCTGCACCACCTTCTGGAACAGGACCCTCAGTTTGCCACAAGGGTCGTGCGGGCAATGCGCACGGACGAGACAGCGGATATTCTGCAAGACATATCCAATGAGGATCGCAACGCGATTCTGTCCTCTCTGACACAGCGGGATGCGGAAGCTGCGGCGAAGCTGTTGTCTTACCCGGAAGATACAGCCGGCGGGCTCATGCAAACGGAGCTCATTTCCATTCCCGTAGATTCTGTGGCAGCAGAGGTGGTTGGGGAGTTGAGATCCAAGGTCCGCAGATACTCGGAATATCCTGCGACCTATCTTTATGTGGTAGACACTGAGAATCGTCTTGTGGGAACAGTGACTCCCCGGGCACTGCTCCTATGCGACGCTGATACACCGCTCTCGGAAATTATGAATGGTGACCCGACTTCCATTCCGGTGGATCTGCCGGCAGAAGAGGTTGTGAATGCCTTCAGGGACTACCACTATTTGGCTTTGCCGGTGGTGGATGACAAGGAGCGTTTGCTGGGGGTCGTGACCCACCGCGCTGCCATGGAAGAGGCGGAGGAGCAGGCGGATGAGGAACTCCTGGAAATGGTCGGTATTGTCGGCGGTGAAGAGTTCCGCGACAATCCTCTGTGGAGCCGGTCCTGGCGGCGGCTGTCGTGGCTGGGCATCAATGTGCTTCTCAATATGATTGCCGCGAGTGTGATCGCGGTGTACGCGGGCGTGATCGAAGCAGTGGTGGCCATTGCCGTGTTCTTACCAATTATTTCCGATATGAGCGGATGTGCGGGCAATCAGGCGATTGCCGTGAGCATTCGTGAGCTTTCCACGGGCCGCACCAGGCCAAAAGATTATTTGAGAGTCTTATGGAAGGAGATGTCGGTTGGTTTTATTAACGGGCCAGCCTTGGGTGTTTTGATTGGAGTCGTGGCGTGGTTATGGTACGGCAATGCGTGGCTGGGGGTGATCGTAGGTCTTGCCCTTGCTCTCAACACCTTTGTTGCGTTGGCCTTGGGAAGTTTGATTCCCTTGGGCCTCCGGGCTGTGGGCAAGGATCCTGCCTTGGCTTCCGGGCCTATCCTAACCACCATCACCGATCTCTGCGGATTCTGGATTCTTCTGGCTCTTGCAGCCTGGGCGATCCGGAATTTAGGGTTGTCTTGAGATGAAACTCTTATGATTAAACCCGCACCCATCAGACCCGGAGACACCATCGGAATTGTGGCAGCCGCCAGTGCCTTTGATAAAGACAACTTCATTCGCGGCGTGGAGAAGCTGCGTTCTCTGGGATTCCGGGTGAAGTATGAGCGGGCCATCTTTAACCCGTGTTGGTCCAAACCCGGGCACAACCGGCAGCGTGCCGCGCAAATCAATCGCATGTATCTCGACCCCAAGGTCAAGGCTATCTTGTGCGCCAAGGCCGGGTATGGTTCGATTCAAATTCTGCCTTTCCTCAATAAAAGAGTGATTCGCCGCAATCCCAAGATTTTTGTGGGCTACAGCGATATCACCAATCTCTTGCTCTTTCTTCAGAAGATTTCCGATACGGTTGTATTTCACGGTCCTGTGGTGGCCAACGAAATCTACGAGGGGATGAACTCAGTCACACTCTCCTACTTGGAACGCGCACTTACTCATACGGAACCTTTAGGACCGATCCTGGCTCCGCACCTGGTGGCCCTGAGCCCGGGCAGGGCCACAGGCCGGCTGGCGGGAGGCAATCTTTCTTTGATCACGGCCATGATCGGGACTCCTTACAGCTTGTCCACCGAGGACTCCATTCTTTTTCTGGAAGAGGTGGATGAGACTTTGGAGCAAACCCGGAGATTCCTGTTTAAACTGAGGCAAGCCGGGAAGTTCCGGCGAATCAGGGGAGTCCTGTTCGGGCAAATGGTGGAATGCTTTGAAGAGTTCGATGAGTTTCGGGCTCTGGTTGCGGAAGTGTTTGCGGGGTACGATATCCCCATCCTGTTCGGTTTTCCCTCAGGGCACAAGAGTGAGCGCGAGGCGCCGCATGTGACTCTTCCTTTGGGAGTCCAGGCAACAATAGACGCGGACAAGCTGCTGTTTCAAATCGACGAATCCGGGGTGGCCTGAATTGAAAACATACGATTTTGCCTTGAACTGGGGAGGCACGATAAAAGAGAAATTTGTCGATCATCTCCAGGCGGTCTGCAAGCAGAAGAATCTCTCTATGTTATGGATTACCGAAGAGAATGTGCGGCAGGTAATCCGGGATTTGGAAGAAAAAAATATGAGGATCAAAGTGTGTTTGGACGGCCAGGCCACGTATCACAAGAAGGGAGATCCTTACGCAAGGGTTTGTTACGCAGCGAAGGATGCGGGGGGAATGGTCATCAATGATCCGGACCGCACTCAGTTGGCGGTTAATAAGGCTGCCATTTATTATGAGCTGACCCATGCGGGGGTGCTGGCCCCGTACACAGTTGTGGTTCGTAACTGGCAGCCTCAAACATACAGGCTTCCGGATGAAGAAAGGGCCAAGCTGGGTGTTCCTTTTGTGATCAAGCCTTCCTTGGGATTTGGCCAATTGGGGGTTATCCGCGAAGCCAAAGGGACCATTCGGGAAATCGCCGGAGCGCGCAAGTACGATCGCGGAGACGACTTTTTGCTGCAGGAAAGGATTGTGCCAATTCACCTCAATGGAAACCGTGCTTGGTTCAGAGTTTTCAACCTTTTTGACACGATCATCCCTTGCTGGTGGGATGATGTGGCCAACCGCTACGCCCATGTGTCCTATGAAGAATTCAATGCGTATAGTCTGTACCCTTTGGTGAAGATTGTGTCCAAGATTGCGCAAATTACCCAAATGTCCTGGTTTTCAACTGAGATAGCCATTGATGAAAAAGAAGGAAAGCGGCGTTTTCTGGCCATAGATTTCGTCAATGACCAATGCGATATGTCGGCTCAGTCCGAACACGACAATGGAGTTCCGGATCCTGTGGTGGAGTATACGGCGCGGCGTATGATCGAGACAACTTGCCAGTATCTCAGCGGAGAGAAAGCACAAAGGAAGTACGAGATTTGGCTGAAGGACGCCACAGTTCAGTTGCGGGGGCTTGGGAAACCTCCGGAGCTGCTTGGGGTTAGATTATCTTCTTCATGAAGCGCTCGAGCCGGCTATAAGGGAAGTAAACGAGCGTGCGCAGACCTGCCACGTTCGAAACATGCCGCACGGATTTCCGGACTTCAGAAAAGAGCGCCGGCAACACAATGTCCTCTTCCACCTCTCCCTCCTCTTGCACGGCAATAAGGCGGGCCAAAGCATAGAAGCCTGCAATCACGGCCAATATAAATAGGAAGTCCAAACTCCTCAGATCCATGGCAACCACCTGGAAATGCCGGCCGATGTGTTCCGAGGACCACCTAATGAGCACGCTCAGTTCCTGCCCGGCAAACCAGTCTGCCCCGAATCCGGCCAGGATGGGAGCCAGAGTTGCCGCCACCCCGGAAACCAGGGCGTTGGTGGCCAAATAGGCTGTGGCATCGCCTCTTGGAGCGAGCTTCATGGCAATATTAAAGGAGGCGAGCGTGACGCCGGCCGTGCTCATTCCCGCCAACATGTGGATGAGCACGAGCAGGGGAATCGTGAGGAAATACTTGTCTGGCATGGTCGTAAAAGGCCAAAGCCCAATGCTCAGGATAAACAAAGGCCCTGACGCAGCGAGCACGGACTTGTTGCTGAACTTGTCCGCCAGAGGCCCCCACCATTTGAGAAAGGCCACATTGACCAATTGGCTGAGCACGGAGAGTCCCAGGACCATGCCCATACCCAGGCCCAGCCGTTTGAGCATGTAGACCGTGAAAAAGGGGGCAGCCAGGTTGACTGCGAAGCTCCACCATCCCAGAAAAATGAGAAGCTGACGAAAGTTCTTTTGGCGAAAGGGTTTACCAAGGGCTTGAAAGAGGTCAAAGCGTTCGACCGGCGCCATTTGAGGCTCGGGCGCTTTGGAAAGGAAGTAAATACCCAAAAGTCCCGCCGCAGCCCCCACCAGGAAAATGATTGGATAAATGCCGATTTCATTTTGAAAGTGCTTCTTGTAAAGATCCAGCCCCAGCCCCGCAAAGATACTGAGCACCGCGGAGAGCAGGGTAGCAATTGCCAGCCGGTTCCCGAAATAGGAGCCCATGATGTTTTCCGGGATCAAATCGCGCATCCAGGAGGTCCAGGCACCGCCTGAAAGTGTTCCCAGACCAAAGTAAAGGAACAAAAAGATCAAGAGGGCTGGGATGCGAGCGGGCTCGGGCAAGAACCAGGGAATGAGGGCAATTCCGATCCAGAAGAGCCGGCTCAGAAAGGAGGCTGCCACAACCAGCAGTTTGCGCATGCGCGAGCGCTCGACCAGATAAATAGCCGGGATTTGCAGGAGCTGGGTCAGAGGGCCTGCCGCGGCAATGAGGCCGATTACTTTGTTGGAAGCCCCCAGCAGGAGGGCAAAGGCCACCAGAAAGGCGCCGCCTGTGAGCACTCCCATGATCTGCGAGCAGATGCCGTCAAAAAGCACCATGCGCAGGCCTTGCTGTACATCGCCTTCGCTGATTTCTGCCTGGGGTTTGAGTCGGTGCAGAGGGTTCATATTAAGTATGCTCTGATAGAGTAGGTATTATAGAATAGATATCCATGAAATCAGCAAATGATCTCATTCACTCCGTGGGCCGTGGCGTTCAATCCGCGGGCCGGAGCGCCCAAAGCCTCTTCAAACGCCGCATCCCTCCAGGATCTTCTCCGGGCACCTTAGTGGTCCATCCGGATGCTCCAAAACCGCGTATCTTTGTTCTGGATTTTGACTCCAACAATCTCAATGAAAGAGAAATCCAGGATGTTTCCGAGCTGTCTTCTTTTCGCGATAGTAATACCGTGACGTGGATAGACGTTCAAGGCTTGGGGGATGTGGAGCTTATCGGGCGATTGGGGGAGATTTTTGGCCTGCATCGCCTTGCGCTGGAAGACGCGGTCCACACGGGCCAGCGGGCCAAGGTGGAGTCCTATGACGATCACTTGTTCATCATTGCCCGGATGATTCTCCTGCGAGAGCATCTCGAAACAGAGCAAGTGAGCTTTTTTCTGGGGCCAAACTGGGTGCTCACCTTTCAGGAGAAGCCCGGGGATGTGTTTGAACCGGTCCGGCAGCGTATCCGTGGGGGCAGAGGCAAGATTCGTACAGGCGGCACGGACTATCTAACCTACGCGCTCTTGGACGCGATTGTGGATCACTACTTTCCGGTGTTGGAAGCTTACGGGGACCAGTTGGCCGGTTTGGAAGAGCGAGTCGTGAGCTCCCCGGACTACGGGGTCTTGATGCAGATCTATGCCCTCAAGCGGGATCTGCTGTCCCTGAGGCGCGCGATTTGGCCGGCGAGAGAGGCCTTTAACAGCTTGGTGCGGGATGAATCGGAGTTGATTCAGAAGGAAACAGTCACCTTTCTCCGGGACTGCTATGACCACGCGGTGCAGGTTATTGATCTGGTGGAGAACTATCGGGAACTATCCACCGGGTTGATGGATGCCTATCTCTCTGGCGTGAGCAACCGGATGAACGAGGTCATGAAAGTCCTCACCGTGATTGCGACGATTTTTATCCCCCTGACCTTTGTGGCCGGGATTTACGGAATGAACTTTAATCCGGAAAGATCGCCCTGGAATATGCCGGAGCTCAATGCGTATTTTGGGTATCCCTTGGCGATTCTCGGAATGTTGGGAATCGGAATTGGGCTGGTTGTCTTCTTTAGAAAAAAACAGTGGTTTTGACTCCGAGGCAAAAGATGTCGGCTTGGACCTTTGGAAACCTCAAGAGGTAGAACAAGGGACGGTTTGCTTTTGGCAGGCCGGGCCGCTCAAGCTATGGTAACAATCTCTTGCAAGATCTCTTTGGACTTCTTCCAGTCACTTCCGAAGGTCTCAGTCGCAGGCATCTCATTCCAGATATAGCGAAATCCTTTGGTGTAGTTGATTAGAGGTTTCGTGAAAACTATTGAATTGGGGATGTGGATAATGCGCCCCGTGAGCTGCGGTTCGGAAATCCTGCGGGTGGCGATTCTCTTTCTGTTAGAATGCCTCCTGAAAGGGGACTCTAGGAACTGTCCATATCGCCATGAATAAAAAATTGTTCTGGATACCGGCTGTAGTTGTCTTTTTGGCGGTCTTTACCGGGATCTATGCCCTTTATATCGAACCGAACTGGTTGCGTGTGCGTAAGATCGATGTGCAACTTCCGAGCGAGTACGCTGCCCAGGACGGCCTGACCGTACTCCACCTTTCCGACTTCCAACTCAGGAACCCTCAAATCGGCTGGCGCGAACGCCGGGTTGCAGCGCTCGCGCGCCAACTGGATCCGGACCTGGTGGTGGTCACCGGGGATGTGATCGAGGGCTATGTCAGTTACCAGGCTTGGATTGATTACGTGTCTGCGCTGCCTTCCCGTTACGGTGTTTATGCAGTGGCCGGGAATTGGGAGCACTGGGGCGATGTGAACATCTGGGAGATGAGAGAGGATTTGGCTAACCGGGGCGTGAGCTTGCTCGTCAATGAGATCGCGCGGGTTCCGGTGGGGGAGCGCGGACACATCGAGATTCTGGGTCTGGACAACCGTACCTTCCAATACCAGCCGTTTCTGGCGAAGTTATTGGAAGAATCCGATCCGCGGCTCTTTCGTTTGTTGCTGGTGCACGCGCCTGTGGCTTTTCACCAGGCCGCCCGCGGCGGGATTCCCTTAACTCTGGCCGGGCACACACAGGGCGGGCAAATCTGTTTGCCTTTTGTGGGGCCTTTGCGCCGGGCTGTGCCGGGCATCAGCGGCTATTTCTACGGGCTTTACCGGGAGAAACAAAGCCAGATGTATGTGACCTCCGGAGTCGGCACATCCACCATTCCCATCCGGTTTTTTGCCCGGCCTGAAGTGGTGCTCATTCGGCTGAAGAAGGACTAGAGGAAGCCGTCATTGCGAGGCGTGGCAATCTATGTTGCGCTAAAGCGCGCTCTGCAGCGCTTGAATGGAAAGAGTTTGGACTTGAAGGGCTTGGACGACTGAGCCGGTCCGCACTTCAGAAGCTTCCGTCCGCACTCCTGCCTCCTCCAGCTGCCGGGCCATTTCGTCGTGAATCCAGGAGGCGATTGCTATCGTGCCGTGCTCCCAGAATGCGACTTTAACTTGGCGGTTCATCCGCGATTCTATAGTGTTCCTATAACGGCCCACGATTTGAAGTAGTTTTTCCTGCTGCGCCGGGTATTGATTTGGGTCGTGCGCGCGCAAAACAAGGATGGCTTGCTGCAATTCTTGTTTTGTCCAGTTGTCCTCTATTTGTAGCCATGTTGCAGGGAGCCATTCTCCGACAGCATCTGCTTTCTCCCAAATCTGATCGACCCATCCATCCCTCCGTGTTTCATCCCCCCAAATACCTTGTATCCACGAGGCTTCTGCCAGAGAGCGCCAAACATTCCCATAACTCTGTTTCCAGGTGTCCCCCATATTTCCCGCAAGGTAAGGAACAGGGAAGGTAAAATCCTGGAGAAGCCAGTTGGAAAGTCCGGATTTAAAGGCGGCCGAAGTGCGGGAAGGCATATATCTTGCAATTTGCTGAATGGGGGCACTGATTATGCTGGGATCCCCTGTGAGGCATTCTTGAACATACAAACGGACAAAGTTCCGGCCTTCGGGAGTCAGCAACCGGATGGCTTCCCCAATTTCGTATGGCACTTCTGCACCATACAGATTTTGAAGAGTGCGGATGAGCTCTGTTGCATTGGGAATCATTCCCGCACTGTCCATTATTGCAGGAGAAAGATCCAAGTCTTTACTGGATCTGCGGCGGATCCGCCGGAGGTCGGGAGTTTGCAGGCCCGGCACCCGGCAATTGTTCAGGATCCAAGCGCCGACACCCATTTCCGGCGTGTCTGGCTGCCACACCCAGACAATTTGAATGGCTAAGTAGTCCATCCATCTTTGCAGGTCTTGGATATCGCGATCCGAATCTGGCTGGATCAACCAAATCGAGAGAATCTGATATAGAGGCTGGAGGACTGAAGGAGCTCCGGACCTCAAAAGTGGCTCATAGGCCGGATCCCAATTGGATTGGCCCATTTGTTCCATGGCTGACCGAATGATGGTGTTTACATCAAATTCTCCTTGCAGCAACAGGCGGTCCACAGCCTCAGGAGGAACTTCGCTTTGAAACGACAACCGGGTCACCACCGAGGCCAGGTTCAGAGCCAGCCGGGATTGGGCGGCGATCTGAACCCAAGCGGCTTCATGACGGTTGCTCTGAATCAGATCGTGGATTTGATGAAGATCTTCCAGCGATTGGTCTAGAATCTCAATGAGAGTTCCTTCATAAGTGGGCAGATCTTGTTCCCATCGCGGCCCCAGGTCGCGGATATCCGGACTGGCCAAATAGGCGGTATCGAGGCTCTGCACAGGAGTCAGTGGGACGAGACCACTCCGCAGGAGACGGAGCTGGTTCTGTAAACGTGTGGCGGCCTGCCCTAAGTTTTGTTCGATGGCGTCAGAAGCCCCCCAGCTTCCGGCATTTTCAGGCGTCCCGAGACTCTCTCGAACCAAGCGGGCTGCGTTGAGAGTCCTGAGGTTTGCATCCAGCAAGTTTTGCAGCTTCTGTGCATCCTCAGATTGAGTTGTTCCTAAAACAAGCACTGTATTGTACAGGGACTCCAAGTTCAGACGAGCTCTTTCCAGATCGGGCCAATCCATCTCCAGCCTTGCGGCAGGACTTGGAGGAGCCGCGAGCTCTGGGTCCGGCCGTTGCCTCAAGGGTTCCTGGAGAAGGTTCACGAACTCTGCCTCGAAAACCTCCAGTCCGGGGAGGGTTCCTTCCTCCAGTCTTCGTGGTTCCAAAGTCTGGAAAGAAGGAGATCCCTGTGCCGCAAAGGCGAGCTCTTGCCACAGGTTTCTGCCCAGCCGTGCGTGAATCCGTTGGCGGGCTTGATAGATATCCTCTTGCATGAATCCCAATAGCGTGCCGCTTCCGACCCTGTTCAGGATCTGGTTTGACTGTTGGAACAAGGTAACTTGCTGCTCCATGAATAGAAGACCTGCCAGGTCGTTGTTGTTTGTAAGTGCCCGCACGTAATCGCGGAAGCCTTGTGGGGGGTGCCTTCCGGAACGGTCTATTTCGAGCGCTCTGGTGACCAGTCCATAAAGACCGGATTGGAGCTTTTCAGATACAGCATCCGTGACATCCGTCACCAGAGGAAGCAGAGCAGAATCTACCTGGGTGTGGTGTTCATCCAACCATCGGGTGCTCTCCCGGCACCAATCCCACCAATAGAACGGATTGGACGTCTCCGACTTTCTCACTAAGTTGCTCGGAATCAAGTTACCGGATAGTGCTCCGCTCAGCGAGGCCATTTCCGTATGGGTGAAAGCTTCCGGTCGGCTTTCGCTGCCTGCGAGTTCCACGGGTTCGTTGTGGATGTGGAAGCTTATGCCGAGCGCTGAAGGCGGGATGCTTTCCCCGACTTCCTGGAGCAACTCTTCCGCAATGAGACTCGCCTTTTGCGGGTCGAAAAGCCCTCCTCTGAAATACTCTTCCGAGAGATAAATGTGGAGTTCCGGCAAGATGCCGCCTCCCTCCGCCATTTTAAAGACTTGTTCACTTACGGCCCAGGCAGGGCGACCGGGGTCCCCTGTGAGGTTCTCAGAATGACTGCGGAAGACCCGGACTTTGACTGGGGAGTCTTCACTCAGTGCCGCCAAAAGGTAGTCCTTGAATTGAGCTCCTAACTCGGGAAAAGGTCCGGTTGAAGGATCCATGGAGTTGACCAGATGGACCACCCTTTCAAGCGGGATGGCATCCAAGTCCGGATAAGACGAGCGCTTGGCGTTATCCAGCATTGTCTGTACCATTTGCTCCCGGTTGAGCCTTCCCATGGGCCCGGAGGCCACAGTGGCCGCGGGTATGGCAGGCACTTCGAATCCGGCCTCCCTCGCGGCCATTTGCATGGCGCGCTGCATGGTTCCGGGCGCATCGGACCGGGTCTCGAAAAAGCGCCGGAGTCTGCCCAGAACCACCATGGCTTGTTGGGCACTGTTGAGACCCCGGATTCCGTCGAGGACTCCGGAAGTCCTGATCCATTCTTGAAACTGCTCGGCATCTGTGATTTCCCCATCAAAGGGGGCCACTGGGGCAAGCGTGGCGGGTTCTTGAGCCCGGGTGACTGCAGCCAGGCCCGGAATGCCCAGCATCAGGGCTGTCATCAGGAATAGTGGGAGGAGCCGGCGGCTCCGGAGCCTGCGGAATGGGTGCATCTAAGTCAGAGGTCCTTTATAACGTATTTATTAGCAATTAGTTAGATAATTAAGTATTATTTCCGCTTTCTGGTGGGACAAAGTATACCACATCTTGGACCATGCTAAACTGTATTCCCAAAATAAGTTACAGGTCTTTCTCAGACAGCCGGTGCCCCCGGCTTCTGCTAAAATGAGGCAGGAAAGGGGGCGGATATGAATTGTCCGAACTGCCGGGCCGTCGAGCTCAAACCCATGCTCACCAAACAGGGCGTGGAATTGGACTATTGCCCGCAATGCAAGGGCGTGTGGATGGATCGCGGGGAGATCTACCACTTTGTCAAGAATCCGGGAAAGGTCGAGGCCAAACTTCAGGCAGCGCTCAAGCGGCAGCAGCCCACACAGCGTATTTGTCCGCGCTCCGGCAAGCCCATGGTTGTGATCGAGTATCCGGCCGGCCCCACTCTGGACTACAGCCCCAGCAACGGCGGACTCTGGTTTGATGCCGGGGAGTTCAAACTGCTCCAGGAAACGGAGCGTCAGTTTGATGCGTCGCCCGACCGCAAGGTTTGGATGCACGAACAGGAGCAGGCTTCGCGCCAACTCAAGATACGCTCCGGCCTTTTGCCCCTTCCTAATTTATTTTTGCGATCCACTCTGACATTGACAGGTCTTTACGCGCTCTTAGGGGCGGTGCTCATCGCGGCGGTGGAGTTTGCAGGCGTGAGGCCGGACCTGGCCGTAGGTATCGGACTTGCGGTCATCTTCCTCCAATTCTTGGTGGGTCCCTGGTTCATGGACCTCACCTTGCGCTGGCTCTATCGCATTGATTGGGGAGTTGCGGGCATGCCTCCTCACTTGCACGAGTTTATGCAAAAGGCCTGCAAAGAAAAGAAGAT
This genomic window contains:
- a CDS encoding MFS transporter; this translates as MNPLHRLKPQAEISEGDVQQGLRMVLFDGICSQIMGVLTGGAFLVAFALLLGASNKVIGLIAAAGPLTQLLQIPAIYLVERSRMRKLLVVAASFLSRLFWIGIALIPWFLPEPARIPALLIFLFLYFGLGTLSGGAWTSWMRDLIPENIMGSYFGNRLAIATLLSAVLSIFAGLGLDLYKKHFQNEIGIYPIIFLVGAAAGLLGIYFLSKAPEPQMAPVERFDLFQALGKPFRQKNFRQLLIFLGWWSFAVNLAAPFFTVYMLKRLGLGMGMVLGLSVLSQLVNVAFLKWWGPLADKFSNKSVLAASGPLFILSIGLWPFTTMPDKYFLTIPLLVLIHMLAGMSTAGVTLASFNIAMKLAPRGDATAYLATNALVSGVAATLAPILAGFGADWFAGQELSVLIRWSSEHIGRHFQVVAMDLRSLDFLFILAVIAGFYALARLIAVQEEGEVEEDIVLPALFSEVRKSVRHVSNVAGLRTLVYFPYSRLERFMKKII
- a CDS encoding metallophosphoesterase, whose translation is MNKKLFWIPAVVVFLAVFTGIYALYIEPNWLRVRKIDVQLPSEYAAQDGLTVLHLSDFQLRNPQIGWRERRVAALARQLDPDLVVVTGDVIEGYVSYQAWIDYVSALPSRYGVYAVAGNWEHWGDVNIWEMREDLANRGVSLLVNEIARVPVGERGHIEILGLDNRTFQYQPFLAKLLEESDPRLFRLLLVHAPVAFHQAARGGIPLTLAGHTQGGQICLPFVGPLRRAVPGISGYFYGLYREKQSQMYVTSGVGTSTIPIRFFARPEVVLIRLKKD
- a CDS encoding mechanosensitive ion channel family protein, producing the protein MFYSWRYGQFLESPFRRHSNRKRIATRRISEPQLTGRIIHIPNSIVFTKPLINYTKGFRYIWNEMPATETFGSDWKKSKEILQEIVTIA
- the mgtE gene encoding magnesium transporter; translated protein: MEQIELEECLKNSAGLEDWQAIADSLPSLHPAAAAAFLQTHCKDNIPKVCSLIRRTFAADLLEALPDDIAAQVLHHLLEQDPQFATRVVRAMRTDETADILQDISNEDRNAILSSLTQRDAEAAAKLLSYPEDTAGGLMQTELISIPVDSVAAEVVGELRSKVRRYSEYPATYLYVVDTENRLVGTVTPRALLLCDADTPLSEIMNGDPTSIPVDLPAEEVVNAFRDYHYLALPVVDDKERLLGVVTHRAAMEEAEEQADEELLEMVGIVGGEEFRDNPLWSRSWRRLSWLGINVLLNMIAASVIAVYAGVIEAVVAIAVFLPIISDMSGCAGNQAIAVSIRELSTGRTRPKDYLRVLWKEMSVGFINGPALGVLIGVVAWLWYGNAWLGVIVGLALALNTFVALALGSLIPLGLRAVGKDPALASGPILTTITDLCGFWILLALAAWAIRNLGLS
- the corA gene encoding magnesium/cobalt transporter CorA, with protein sequence MKSANDLIHSVGRGVQSAGRSAQSLFKRRIPPGSSPGTLVVHPDAPKPRIFVLDFDSNNLNEREIQDVSELSSFRDSNTVTWIDVQGLGDVELIGRLGEIFGLHRLALEDAVHTGQRAKVESYDDHLFIIARMILLREHLETEQVSFFLGPNWVLTFQEKPGDVFEPVRQRIRGGRGKIRTGGTDYLTYALLDAIVDHYFPVLEAYGDQLAGLEERVVSSPDYGVLMQIYALKRDLLSLRRAIWPAREAFNSLVRDESELIQKETVTFLRDCYDHAVQVIDLVENYRELSTGLMDAYLSGVSNRMNEVMKVLTVIATIFIPLTFVAGIYGMNFNPERSPWNMPELNAYFGYPLAILGMLGIGIGLVVFFRKKQWF
- a CDS encoding LD-carboxypeptidase translates to MIKPAPIRPGDTIGIVAAASAFDKDNFIRGVEKLRSLGFRVKYERAIFNPCWSKPGHNRQRAAQINRMYLDPKVKAILCAKAGYGSIQILPFLNKRVIRRNPKIFVGYSDITNLLLFLQKISDTVVFHGPVVANEIYEGMNSVTLSYLERALTHTEPLGPILAPHLVALSPGRATGRLAGGNLSLITAMIGTPYSLSTEDSILFLEEVDETLEQTRRFLFKLRQAGKFRRIRGVLFGQMVECFEEFDEFRALVAEVFAGYDIPILFGFPSGHKSEREAPHVTLPLGVQATIDADKLLFQIDESGVA